In the genome of Ananas comosus cultivar F153 unplaced genomic scaffold, ASM154086v1, whole genome shotgun sequence, the window GCTTCAACTTGAAAGCCCGTCcctgaaatataaaaatacgtTTTTGAGTTCCTGCAAATTTGTAAGTGCTGGCTCTCGCTTAAGGACTCTAATGGCAATTTTGAATCGCAGCACCCTCATAGTAATATCGCATTATCAGCGAATGGAAGGATCTCCCTATGGACGTgattatgtttttaaaaaaatggaagCTAGATTTTAGTATTTAAATCTTCACTGTGTTCATAACGAGTTACTGCTCCATTAGTTTGTACCGAGTCTTTCTCCACGAGTTTGCAACTTTAGTCAGCTgcttcatcttttttctttattctgcCGTCATAGGTTACGTCTGGAAATGCGGTATACACGTCTGCTGTCAGATTTGAAGACCTCAATCTCTCTGAGGAACTTTTGAAAGGCCTTTATGTCGAAATGGGTTTCAGTAAGCCCAGTAAGATACAGGCCGTGACCCTTCCTATGATTCTCACACCGCCATACAAAGACTTGGTTGCTCAAGCCCATAATGGCTCGGGAAAGACGACATGCTTTGTGCTTGGAATGCTCAGTAGGGTCGATCCGAAAAAGAAAATCCCTCAGGCCATTTGCCTCTGTCCCACAAGAGAGCTTGCCCAGCAGGTCTGTTGCTTTTGTTTCTTCGGTTTGCATgttttagactacttgtgtcATTCTCTAACCGTTAGCTGAATAATGCAGAACCAATCAGTCCTTGAAAGAATGGGAAAGTTTACGGGAATAACTTCTAAGTGCGCTATACCATTAGATTCGCCAGATGCCATTCCCGTTGCAAAACAACCACCGATAACTGATCAAGTAGTGATTGGCACTCCAGGGACAATCAAGAAGTGGATGGCATTAAGGAAATTGTCCACACGGGACATTCGGATACTTGTTTTTGACGAGGCTGATCACATGCTTGCAGAGGTTGTTTTCATATTATTGAAGTCATTCGTACCCTTTTTTCATGCTCTCATTCAAGGGGTTGTGTTTATTACATTCTAATAGATAAAGCGATACTGCAAAGAATTCATTTTCATTTCTCTGTTCTCTGTCTCATGAGCAGGACGTACAGCTTAATTAAGTTCATAAGGAAATAGTTTTTTGGTGTCCTAGAACTTAcaactaaagaaaataaaatagtgtttagTAACACCTTTTCTGTGATCCCTTGGGTCATTTTAAGAGGTAGCCAGGTGATATCTTTGTTACACAATGAACTTTTTATGCATAACAGTCAAATTGGCTGGTCGATATGCTTACCATTGTCATTTGAAGAATCATGATGTAGGCAGTTTGTGGTTGTGcaagtttctttttcttattttccttGTTGCCCTTAAATATCTTCTTACACTACGGTTTTACCCTTGTCTTGATAATTCTTTCCTTCCTAAGCTATGGAATGACTACTTAAATACTCTTTTTAACaagcattttttttatcaagcATTGTTATGCATATTATTTTGGTTGCAAGCTCACTACCCTTAAGAGAAATATATACTTGTGTGTATAATGGGCATGCATATGTATGCATACAAATTTCTTATTAgcaatttgattttgatcttgTTGGTTTTTGCTCAAGCTTTCAAGTATCATATTCTTATGTTTTCTATTCTGTTTTTGCAAACTATTGCTTTGTTGTAGGATGGTTTTAAGGATGATTCTGAAAGAATAATGAAGGACATTCAGAGAAACTGCGGGGGCTGTCAGGTGTGTGTTAAGTCATTCTAGGCTTTTTTTAATGAATGGAtaataagaattaaaaaaaaaaatgaagggatAATAGGAGCTTACTTTTAATGTATGTAGTCCGCAGCTTTCTTACgactacaatttttttaaaaaaatatgagaaCATATAGTACTGCTGTGCTAAAGTTGTATTACATGACACTGAACATTGGCTAGATCTATATGATTGCAGAATTTTATTAGAACTAGTCCAGAGACAAAAGCTCTTGCTAATTCTAGGGTCATCAAATTTTTATGCTATTTGTCATTTTAAAAGttcttttatgttttgaatGCAAGACCATTTTAGTTTATCTTGGTTGGAAGAGGTGTGAACATTTATCTGCATAAGAGAGGTCCAGTACAGCACAGATTGAACATTTCCCTAGTCAATGAGAGACTCTTGGTAATTAATATAGACAATTGAGTGGCGTAGTAACTTGCAAGTGGTGAGAAGGCTCCAATATAGCATAGAATCAGTAGATGTACTCATTCTTATTAAAGGTACAAAAGGACTATGATCTATAAACTCATTATCTTTTTGATATTGAGCAGTAGTTCAAGTGTTAATATGCTACAAAGAGGAGCCCTTGTTTTGAGATGTTCTCTCTGTCTTGTTTCCACTGTATTCCTTATTGAGTGGTAAATTACTATGCCCGGCAAATTTTTGTGTGTTAGGACATCTCTTTCAGAATGTCTTTACACTTGGATGCTTAATCACATTAGTTTCATGTCCTTTGTACTCAAGGAAATATAagcttttttattatcttttttcttttctttcaacaTTTTAGGTACTTCTGTTTTCCGCGACATTTAATGAGACTGTCAAGGAGTTTGTTTCAAAAGTCGTCAAGGATGGAAATCATATATATGTGAATAAAGAGGAACTCACATTAGAAAAAGTAAAGCAATATAAGGTCCAATGCCCTGATGAACTTGCCAAAGTAGAAGTTATCAAGGACAAGATATTTGAATTTGGGCAAAAGATAGGGCAGACTATCATATTTGTCCGTACGAGGGAAAGTACGCGGACGTTGCACAATTCACTGGTTAAGGAGGGCTATGAGTGCACTTCAATCCAAGGCGCTCTCAAGCAAGAAGACAGGGATAGGATAATAAGGGAATTCAAGGAGGGATATACTAAGGTTCTCATCACTACAGATCTCCTCGCTCGAGGTTTTGATCAAGCACAGGTAAGGAATTTGTAGTTAAGCAGTTAGGGTTTCTTTGTTTCTCTAGTAATGAATTTCTGGTCCTAACacatttttgttttgaaaaaggTTAACTTGGTCATCAACTATGATCTTCCTATCAAGTATGGTACTCGGGAGCCTGATTATGAGGTCTATCTTCATAGAATAGGCAGAGCTGGACGCTTTGGGCGCAAGGGTAATGTTGTTTTTCTACCTCTTTTTTTCTGTGAACTACATTGTAGATTAACAATAATGATAATGTGATACTTCAATTACTTGGCATAATTCTATTAGCCTTGACGATGACAATCTTGCTGAATGATCATATATCACCCGCTCATAGAAAGCTTCTACTTTCCTGCTTTCCTGTGACTTCTGCATTATTTCCATGTTTGCTAATGTTCATTCTGCATAGTAATCATTTTGAGTACTTCAGTTATTATCTCATTCTATCAATCGTAGCAATGTATTTTGCTCCATTTTTCTGTTTGTCCTTGTCGATCAATTTGGTGAATTTTTACACCCATCATATTTGGTAAAGCTCAGTGCCCCTAGCAGTGAAACTTTCTTAATCAAAAAAACCCAAACAAGGTTGTAAGGATTTTTCAGAGCATTGACTGGATATAGCTAGATCAATATTCGCCATAATATTTTTGCTAAAAGTGAACTTCTTAATGGTCTTTATATATTGCTGTTTCTCGTTATTATAGTGTGCTACTCTTAAGCATCTCCGTATATTATGTTACActtattatgaaaatgaacttGTAAATTCAAAACCTGGTTTAGTAAATCTGGTcaatattcattattttttgcaTCCTACACTGTTTGTGCACACCAAGTACAGATCTTGTAATACTATAGTGTAGGTGCATATGCTGTGAAAATATGCATTTTTGTTGAAATGGTGTTTTTCCTTGTGTTGGCAATAGGAGCCGTGTTCAACTTGTTGTGTAGCGACAGGGATCGAAGAATTATGGAGGAGATCGAGCGTTATTTTCAGCATCAAATTCCTGAGGCAAGTTAGAGTACCGTATGCTGTTTTTCTCACGTACTTTCTCAGTGGATTGACTTGGTTTGTTTGGATGATATGCCTTCAGATTCCAAACTGGAGAAGCGAAGAGGACTTCGAAAAAGCACTCAAGGATGCAGGCCTGTTATAGGCTGAGGTTCTTGGGTTTGTTGCGGCGCACAGGCAACTCTCTGCGACTGTCTACACCGGTTGTCATGTTGATGTTAATTTatacaaacttttttttagttttatttaagATCATTTTGGTAGAAGATTTACCCGAACATTGTTGATGAATCATGTCTAGCAAGAGAGTTTTTGGGCTTCTTTTTTCTGTGTATTACTTATTGGTAGTGTTTTTGAAAGTAGTAACTGTTGGAGTTGTTTCGGCTTGCTTTGTGGAGTGAGAACCAAAAAAGggtagtaatttattttttctgctggagaaaaatattagactaGCACCCAGTTTGTGTAGTTGAGAAGTATGTGACTTTGGCGTTCCATGATACCTAACCTGCTTCACTTAATGAAAAGCATTAGAGCAGATTGTTCTAGTGCATGAGAGCATCGAAGCAGATTGTTCCAGTACATATGGTGATGGAAAGGGTGTGCCTAGATTACCATCAGGTaagtctttatttttttattatagatattcaaaatattattattcaatcCAACTTAGGCTAGTTATTAAAGGTGTTAGTTCAATATTGGAATCGCTGTATTTTTTAAGtggtaaaaatattatattattgtggATCAGGTTTTCTCAATTTTATGATTTTCATTTGCTGTCCGTTAATAATAATGTATTGGTTTTTAATAACCTTTCAATCTAAGTGGCTTAATATGTTAGTAATAAATTGGTCATTCTAAATATGAAATATGTAGCATTCCTGAAACATTATAAATTTGGttcaaatattacaaattttgaaccaAATGGCCCTCTGGTTGATTTACCAACGGCATTCGGAAGTGAGATAGGTTAAAGAGATAACAGACCAATTGCACGTCGGGCAGCATTAAGagatagtgttttttttttagagagatagatagcacgctatccatttcgtttatttcatttagaaataaactt includes:
- the LOC109705708 gene encoding DEAD-box ATP-dependent RNA helicase 38-like; translation: MADSGSSSAATTTAEERRSWADEAADEEAAAAAAAATSSEADASALNQIESLTISDEDPSSRLDDPDDSQIKAVTSGNAVYTSAVRFEDLNLSEELLKGLYVEMGFSKPSKIQAVTLPMILTPPYKDLVAQAHNGSGKTTCFVLGMLSRVDPKKKIPQAICLCPTRELAQQNQSVLERMGKFTGITSKCAIPLDSPDAIPVAKQPPITDQVVIGTPGTIKKWMALRKLSTRDIRILVFDEADHMLAEDGFKDDSERIMKDIQRNCGGCQVLLFSATFNETVKEFVSKVVKDGNHIYVNKEELTLEKVKQYKVQCPDELAKVEVIKDKIFEFGQKIGQTIIFVRTRESTRTLHNSLVKEGYECTSIQGALKQEDRDRIIREFKEGYTKVLITTDLLARGFDQAQVNLVINYDLPIKYGTREPDYEVYLHRIGRAGRFGRKGAVFNLLCSDRDRRIMEEIERYFQHQIPEIPNWRSEEDFEKALKDAGLL